A single region of the Panthera tigris isolate Pti1 chromosome B1, P.tigris_Pti1_mat1.1, whole genome shotgun sequence genome encodes:
- the OCIAD1 gene encoding OCIA domain-containing protein 1 isoform X2 — protein MNGRADFREPNAEVPRPIPHIGADYIPTEEERRVFAECNDESFWFRSVPLAATSMLITQGLISKGILSSHPRYGSIPKLLFACIMGYFAGKLSYVKTCQEKFKNLENSPLGEALRSGQARRSSPSGHYSQKSKYDSNVSGHSSFVTSPAADNIEKDMLPHYEPIPFSASMNESTPTGITDHIAQGRNFS, from the exons ATGAATGGGAGGGCTGATTTTCGAGAGCCGAATGCAGAAGTTCCAAGACCAATTCCCC ACATAGGGGCTGATTACATTCCAACcgaggaagaaagaagagtctTCGCAGAGTGCAATGATGAAAGCTTCTGGTTCAGAT ctGTGCCTTTGGCTGCAACAAGTATGTTGATTACTCAAGGATTAATTAgtaaag GAATCCTTTCAAGTCACCCCAGATATGGGTCCATCCCTAAACTTCTAT tTGCTTGTATCATGGGATATTTTGCTGGAAAGCTTTCTTACGTGAAAACTTGCCAAGAGAAGTTCAAGAATCTTGAGAATTCCCCTCTTGGAGAAGCTTTACGCTCAGGACAAGCACGGCGATCTTCACCATCTGG GCACTATTCTCAGAAGTCAAAATATGACTCAAATGTGAGTGGTCATTCATCTTTTGTGACATCTCCAGCAGCAGACAACATAGAAAAAGACATGCTTCCTCATTATGAGCCAATTCCATTCAGTGCTTCTATGAATGAATCTACTCCCACTGGTATTACTGATCATATTGCCCAAGGTAGAAACTTCTCTTGA
- the LOC102965556 gene encoding 40S ribosomal protein S21 codes for MQNEANQLVDLYVPWKCSLSNRIMGAEDHASIQTNMADFEKVIGRFNGQFKTCAICGAICRMGESDDSILRLAKANGIISKNF; via the coding sequence ATGCAGAATGAGGCCAACCAGTTGGTGGACCTGTACGTGCCATGGAAATGCTCCCTCAGCAACAGGATCATGGGCGCCGAGGACCACGCATCCATCCAGACGAACATGGCGGACTTCGAGAAGGTAATAGGCAGGTTCAACGGCCAGTTTAAAACCTGTGCTATCTGTGGGGCCATTTGCAGGATGGGTGAGTCAGATGACTCCATCCTCCGACTGGCCAAGGCCAACGGCATCATTTCAAAGAACTTCTGA